The nucleotide window CATTAAGGAGGTTGAataatcatcttttttttcttaataattatgTGAGACTTCAGATGATTCACCCGTTAAGTCCGGTTcggttatttaataaaatggtaGTGTGGGGTCCGATATAGACAGGATCCGATTTTCACGATCTCAGAAATTTATATTCAGTACTGCAGCCTAATTTGATTATCTgttcattatttaatatttcttgCTACAGTTggagaatttttattaatcttattaaattaCGAGGGCCTTCTTGTGATTGTATGGGGtattcttattaaattaggaGGACCTTCTTGTGACTGTTTGGAGTATTTATATATGCGATTATCAGAATCTAtggtttatgatatatattttataatataatataaaaaattatatgtattattaagtatattaaattaatattatataataaattattatcgaTATATCTttggaaaaaaatgattatacaataaaaatgtatataaaattttttaaaattttaaagatatttataatattttttaaattgattacgtgttatttagaatttttattattttatatattataaattgtatcatATAAAATGATACTCGATATATGATATGTTTCTATCATAATTCAaaggattattgaaaaaattggcACGTCCTAGATTATAAATTTGAGacaaataaattcttttaaagatcaaataggtaaaaatttaaaatctaataacTGTTCTATTACTAATAATTGATACCTATTCCTACAAATTATTGCGGATGACGtaataattgagaaattaatataatacttTGATCCACCTTTTTCCTCACGAACTAGAATCTAATACTCTAATGAGTAAATTACTTTTCCCACCATGTGTTTTgaccaaaaatatttaatcattcaTTGTTGACGTAATTCACACTTTCCATTCAcctaaaaagaattataatatttattaaaaagtgaaattattatattattgttaattattttattttttaaaattattatattgttttaaaattataaaatataaaaaaaaattcttttttaatatttttttttaacacactATTCTTCTTATGTACTTTCACCCCAAcgcttatttttttcatttaaaagatttattttacattCACCATCTCTCATAATTAACCCTTTTGAAATGGGTATAGATTGTTGTGGTTTGTTAATAAGCAAAAGAGTCAAGGTTGAAAAGTTGAAATGCTTGATAAAATCCTTGTtacatttaaaatgttaagacGTGAAGttgtatttttgtaaattttataagattattattttattcttataatattattttttaaaatagaaaaaatgttttgggatgaactattttaattatactttttaaaaaataacatattattttaaataaaactatatgtctatattttgagtatataaaatagatatatagatgatatgttatcgcatgactgaatgattttgaattaaggataaaataacgtCTAATCATATACTAATGCatcatctttatatttttttttgtaagtaaataaaatttgtacatataatattgttctattattttaaataaaattcctctaaaataaaccaaatataCGTTTTTTATTAGTAGTGTTTTATGCACAAacattatatacaaataatatgtataacttcatgtataaaaaatgatatattactatatgattgagtaattttaaattagaactaaaataatatttaatcatatatatatatatatatatatatatatatatatatatatatatatatatatatatatatatatatatatataattgtacatattatttgtatagccaaaagacttattcccacccaaggtttagttcatTTCCAAACACACATCCGTggggtttaaaaaactcaaacacctactcatggactattaaatttaaccaaaaatattaattataagggttaaaattatcattttattactaaaccctaaaatattatatcatttctaggggtgttcaaaaccggttaaccgaaccGCTTTGCCCATTTTTTGAACCGAACCaaattttcggtttgaaaaaaatcatgaaccgaaaccgaaccgatttaaaaattaaccgattttgaaccgaaccaaaaatatcaattaaccgaaccgaattttcggttaaccaatttttgaaccgaattttaaaaattatcatatattattatttttttctaattttttgaaaatttattcaatattctattaatattttattaaatttttattcgattttttaaaaaccgATTCGGTTCGGTTAactggttttgaaaatttggcaaaccggtaaccgaaccgaaaattcggtttttatatatttttgaactgATATCCGAACCGATTTTTCgaataacctatttttcggtTAGGGTTTCGGTTTAAAAATCGGTTTGATTCGGTTatcggataattttgaacacccctaatcatttccccccttaatttgaaaaactaataattctccttcaaaattaagttttaaaaaagttcaCTTCCTCCCCCCAACaaggtttttcttcttctccagcAATAGGAATCAGTTCCCATCTTCGATTAGCCTTCTCACAATCTTCTTCTCCCTTCATCAGAGCTTTTCATCATAACAGAGTAGTCGAACAAAGATAAACTATTTTTGTCTAATGGAAAGACAAAAACATCTTTAGGTCGAATGAAGACAATCATCATGTGTTGACATTTGACGAGAGAAGAAGTTGGTGAATGTCAGTTGTTGGTCGAAACGAATACCGTcattagagaaagagaaaaaaattagaaggaaaatataacttttttaactttgaatgatatgaaataatataaaattttaatttttaaaaatttttttgttaaatagtgattttattcttaacgttaataaaaaattttaatatattaatgagcatttagagttttaaaatcttataaatatatattttaaaatcttataaatatatattcaaagaTGCACTAAATTTTAGGTGAGAATAGGTCTTTTAACCTATTTGTgtacatgattttatttctcaCTTTTTATTTCGTTAGATATGCTAAAAGCAAGGCATAAAGTTCAAAAGCACATCATTGAAAGTTGCCGTCACTAAATTTTGGGCTGCGAGCACCTGGCAAAACTAGAAACCGCAAAGCTAAAGTAATCTTTCGATAGAAAATGACGCGAAACTATTTTTAATTGTGACAGCATTATAAAATTAACGAAAACAAAATCGCCGAGAATCACTCTCCAGTGGTGGGATCCACTTCAAATTTCCACGTGTCACGATGAGCTTCACATGATTAACGACTTAATTAATCTCAACTAATATTCTATTATACTGGTGATTAGTcttaattcaatgtaaattggATCAGTAAAAACAAGATCTTCAACATGTAAAGTGGGATTTCAATGACCTTGAGGGATTAGTATTGGGTATAAAGTGGattattataatgattaatCTGCTAGGCGTTGCCTTAACACGTGCGTTAGCCCCTAAtctaaaattaacttttaagtAACGTTTACTTTTGATTATGTCAATTAAAGTTTCTTGATGGGAACTCCACTAAGTTAGCTTTTCCTTTTAATATGCCATTTTATGGCAATCCAacattaagaaataaaaataaaggcggaaggacttattcccccttaagttttgatatattctcaaaatcatatatataaaatttaaaaaactcaaaatcttatttatagaTAAGTTGTCATTAAAATTTTCGTTAGAAACaggaataaaatcatcattttagtaataatattaaaaatatataaaatttattatattttttttctataaattttaaaaactaataacttcacctATGCGTacagttttctaattttgaaaagttacaatttTCTCCCAAACCAAGGTTTTTTCGTTCACCCCTCAAGCCATAATCTTTGACATCAACGACCTCGTTTCTCTACCCTAGAACTTTGGTTGGCACACGATAACCTCCCTTCTCCAGATCTCTTCGTCAGATGTTGGCTTACGTTTTAGGATGGAGAGGGGAGGTAGTCAATGTCGAAGCGGAGAAGGAAAAAACCCTatatttgggggggggggggtgatatctaacttttcaaaattaaaaatttcaggtaagagtgaaattgttagtttttaaaacttaagagggtaaatgtaattaattttatttttttaatattattagtaaaataataattttacccttacttctaatagaaaattttaaccttaattgGTCTATGAATGAgactttaagtttttcaaatcttatgaGTATGACTttaaaaacacatcaaaacttgGAGGGAAATAGGTCTTTGGCCAAAaagagacttttttttttttgtaattaaggATCCCTTCATATTACTTGGATTGATAAACTTGAAATATAATGatcaaatcataattattaaatcagataaattaaaattttataagcatgATAGAGATTTAAACATTCtcttaataaaatgttttttctttgggTGGATTTCCAATAGTTTTTATGGGGTTCgaaatttaataatacaattaaaataaaagaaacaaataggATAATGctcacatttattttaaaaaaaaaaaaaagaagttgtgaccttttaatatatcaaaacatCCTTAATATATGACGAGGCAACATAAATTATTTGACAGGCAAGATTTGTCATCATgcatatatttctttaattctatatgataatataattaattatcaatcaagacataattaattatgattaaacaTGGACATTTCTGTCTTTGCGTTAAAAAATGTGTCACATGTGGCTTATCTCAAAGTGTGGacccaaaattataattttatgcccatcttttcttttttttttaatcgcAACGCAACCAATGTCCACCCACTTCGTGGCaagtgaaattataatttttattaagtaattaaatcaattactttaacaaaaaattttttttttgtcctatTTCTCCCATACTGAAGGAgggattatattttaatatttaagtttcGTTGTCCTAATAAAAGGGGCgcattaattaatttcatttattcaaGGAATGAGGGGTAGAATAGTCATTTCAACTGAACGAATTCCTGTTAATCAAGGCATGTTATTAACTTAGTTTCAAAGATTTAAATCCAATTCATACGTGTGTACAGTGACGTCCTTTGCAATTAATTCTATCCATTagagataattataattaaatatcagataaaattttgattttaataattgatatataataattatattaaataaattaaaattttattttaaaaatatttgaattttttaaaatctttttattgtAACTTAAACTACTTTTTGAAATAACGATTAGAATTTTCCCATCACATTGTTGGTGTAGCTCAATCTAACGGTTGATATTGATTTGCTAGCGTTACGTAATGTGAATCTAGAACGTGAAGGGTAATAAAGTCAAAAAActtagaaattaaatattatattttctggCTCTTCTTACATTCAGAGGGAAATAGAAATATtttctgtattttcttttttgggtttatTCATTTTACTTTCTCTCTGCTCAGTTTCTGGCTACAGCAACAGCAATAGCTAGCGCAGGTACAACAGAAGCACTTCTGAAACAAAAggttattatttaaatagtggtggagggagagggagagagttGCTTTCTTCCTTGCTTCCTTGTTTGTTGGGTTCATGTTGTTGTTCTtctactgttttttttttttttttttgtcttgggttttttgatatgataatattcCTCTTTTTGAGTGGCTgctttttgttgttattatcaTCTTCTTGAGTTGAGTGATTCAGATTCAAGTTTATGAAAATGGGTTGTTTTCAGATTTGATTCTTAGtcctttttttattatcaaaatctcaACTTTCTTACCTCtggttttctttgttttttctctctgtTTTCTGCTTACTTGAATGGTAGTCTGAAGTTTGATCAGCGTTAGCAGACAAAAAAATGGAATCAGATCTTCAACAGCACCATCACTATCTCCATGATCACCAGCTTCAGCACCACCAGCGACAGACGAACTCGAGCTTGACACGTTACCAATCAGCTCCGAGcactttcttttcaaatttcttagACACAGAATTCTGTGAAGACTTTCTCAAAGTTTCAAGTCCTGAAACCGAACGAATCTTCTCAAAATACTTATCAGGTTCGTCGGAGCAAAGTCCGGGAATAACCCGGCAACAGTACCCGGTGACGGAGAAGATGGTTGAGCCTTCACAGTCTGGTCAGAGTGCTCTTCCTCCATCAAGTAATCAGCAGAGAAATTTTCCCCCTGCCTCACAGGGTTTTTACCAGAGCCAGCCTCTACAGAACGTGCAAAATCAGAATACTTTAAGCTCAGAAATGGACTATAGAGCGATGAGTTCAGTTGGGGTTGATCGTTTTCGGCCGCCGATGAAGATGAGTGGCAGTGGTAATAGTTCAAATCTCATCCGCCATAGCAGCTCCCCTGCAGGACTTTTCAACAATATTAGCATTGAAAACGGTATGTTATTGCTTGATTTCTTTGTTTGGTTAACGATCCATtctttagaaaacaaaaattttaagcaTTAAATGAAGCTTTTTCTTATTAAAGTTTGACAATCTTATTTCTAATTCTTGCTTTTGGTACTTATTATAGCAATTTAAAGTTTCTGCTTCATCATTCTTGGCAAAAATTGCAGGCTATGTTGTGATGAAAGGCATGGGAGACTATGGCGGCGGAAATAACACAAATAGAGAAGCACCCTTTTCTTCAGGGAGGCCACCGGTGCCTATGAGTCCTATAGCGGAAATGGAAAATGCAGGCGACAATGAGAGTTTCGATCAGGGGCGTTTCGGCATCGATTCGTGGGACGAATCTTCTATGATTTCAGAGAATCTCAGTGGAGTGAAAAGGCTTAGAGACGAAGACAGGACTCTTTCTGGATTTAGTGAAGCTGAAACAGAGGTAAGAGATTTGATTGTTTGAGATTGTGTAACTTTACGATCAGAAATTGATCTATCAGTTGTTTCGCAGAATTTGGAAGCCCAAAGTCGCCGTCCTCCATTGTTGGCTCATCACTTGAGTTTACCGAAAGATCTCACATCAATCGAGAAGCTTTTACAGTTGCAGGATTCTGTGCCCTGCAAGATTCGAGCAAAGCGGGGCTGTGCAACTCATCCCAGAAGCATTGCTGAGAGGGTActtaatttttccatttttgcaATCTGGGTTGTTCTCAAAACCCCATTAACTCTATAACTGAACTTGAATTAATTGCATCTGCGTTATTTCAAGGTGAGAAGAACCAAAATTAGCGAACGCATGAAGAAACTTCAAGATCTTGTACCAAACATGGACAAGGtacaattaatattttcattacGCCAACGTTTTCTTCTAAGAATTTTAGTCGAAGTTAGTTCCTTAGAGACTAATTCTGATTCTAAATTTGCAGCAAACAAACACGGCAGACATGCTGGATTTGGCTGTAGATTACGTGAAAGAGCTTCAATCTCAAGTGAAGGTGTTGTCATCTATAGTCAAAATTCACAAATCTTTACTCAACAAGAAGGTTTGTGTCTGATTTTTTCCCATTTATTTTTCAGGCACTTTCTGAGAAACGTGCAAGGTGTACGTGTTCAAGCAAGCCGCAACAGccataaaacaaaagaaatgtcaaaagaagatgaaaaggcAAGACTGCAGAGGTTCTCCTCTTCACTGAAACAAAAAAAGATCTTTTATGTGGGtttgaagaggaaaaaaaggggaaaaggaAGAGGCTGCTAAAAGCTAACTATAAGCAGCAATTTGTACTAGTAATTTGCATATTTAAGAAGGGTTTATACAGAAGTGCTGGATTAGTTTTTCTATTTATCAGAAACCAGCCTTGGAAACCAGAATCCTTAGATTGTGATATAAAAAATCTATTCGATTGTATGGGTTTAACAATTCTATTTTAGTACTTAACATGTGTTTAATTTCCGATTTGTAAGTTAACTCAACTTTGTTAAGTTTAtgttagagagagagagggggtTAAGCTCAGCTTAACTTTTGTCATGTAGTGAAGGCTGGGAAGCCATCTATTGTTGTCCCAATATATATCATGGGAAACTTGTGGGATGCCAAATTTGTCTATCAAATTAATGATTGATTGAAGAATGAGATAAGTGATTTGCTTTATGTGAAGAAACGAGGACTTCTATCTTTTTCGAGAGTAAAGGCCACAAAATGGATATCCCTTTTCCCGTATTGGATCTTAATTTTGGGTGCCCTTTTGGCCCCAATGCATATTTGTTTCTATAGAGTATACTTTTATGTTGTTAGTTAAAACATATTTGTTGATTTGGGCAATTAGTGGGTTGGCATATTTGAGTGATAAAGACATTGCTACGTCTTAAGCTATTCATCTTCGTTTATGCTCAGTGAGATTCCAAACAATAAACCAGGAGGAGGGTGCATATAAACCTCTTTTAGAAACATCGTTATTGAGAGACATTTTTAACGTCCACATGAAATAGCTGTCAATGCTTAGTTGTTATATATTCAATGAGACTGAACTAAAGTAGGACACACTATTAAAGTAAATGTCTCCCCATAATCAATGTTTTAATCTTGTGTGAACCCTTTTGCAATCCGTCTATCTTTACATCTTTCAGCTAAACAATCTTCCCCGGTCTTTATTTTACAGAACTATTTGTAACCAACTTAGATTTAGCTAGTAGTAGATCAACTAAATCCCAAGTATATGTACTTGTAAGAGCCTTAATTTCTGTTGCCATTGTTTTTTGCCAGAAGGGTCGATACTAGCCTCACAATAGGTGCGAGGTTCCTACAGTGATATAATGGTtgaattattgtaaaaattatgAAGAAGGTGTAACAACTATAAATGCATATCAAGGTTAATTTagtcataatattaatttatgaatagaATTGATATTTAACTTTGTGGAAATGACTAAGtacaaagaatttgaaattaagaTTGTTGAATGGTCACACATAAAGGGTACACATCGGTACACATCCCTTTGTGTCAAGTCAGATAGATAAAATGGATAATATcacatcaaataattaaagGTCATATAATCATTTAAGGGGGATGAATGACCATTTTAGCAAATCCTAAGGTTAGTTAATGACCCCACAATAGAAGTTCAAACTCATCACCCAAACCACCCCTTACGGGTAGATAACGTTTTTTtgttataaacttatattatacaatctATTAGTAAGTAGATTTTTAGCCTTGTTAAGAGGATTCTCACGatagaggaaaagaaaattgaaatttagatTGAGAAGCTTGTCAACACTATTATCAATATATGTGTGATGATTAGTCTTGATGATATTAAGAGTTCTTACtacaatttgatataaaatgataaaatattaagacGTTTGATCCAATTGGTTAATCCTGGGTTATAGACTATAGTTTCCTAAGACATGGTAAGTATTGTGTGAGATAGCATTATGGTTGTTATAACCATGTGAAGTGTAaagaaatttgatcaaaatggcAAGAATTTGACCTTCCAAATATGACGTATAGTCTTAGtaggttttttaatttcaccaaTCGTACCTTGAGCAACCTTAGAGGAATCTACAGGAAAACAATGAATAAGATAATATGATAAAcctttaaactaaactatagagataaattgaaaataggtacatataatttcATCACTTATATGATGAATCTTAAACATgatcatttatatatccaaaatagatatatataattattatataattagatgattataaattaaaggtaaaataatattaaattatattaaaatatattatttatttatctaaattatatataataataataatactttttaCTAAATATTTAGAGCTTTCTTAACTGCAATCAAGTAAAAGCAACTTAATTTtctcaatattaaaaaattattttagttgatAAATAAGCCCAACTAATCgggtatttattttataacgaaataaaatttggtatttaagTAATTGGGCACTTGAAGTTCTTGCACTCTCTAGATAAGTCACTATCAATTGGGAGTGAGTGCTATGTCATGTCTTATGTCATTCTTCCCAAGTGAgaactattaattaaaaataagggaaaaggactatgtcccacccaaattttagcctaaTTACAAGTCACACCCATgaagatgaaaaacctaaactctCACCCATAACTAAACTTCTATTAagttttttctgttaaagagattagtaaaataattattttactgtttatattaaaagttataaagtttattacttttcaaccccctaagttttagaaactaatattttatttttacctaaagtttttaaactttaaaaagtaacatttttactCTCAAATCaagagttttcatatttttcaaaacacagctgccccccataacttttaaaaataacagtttcacctCCATTCTTTAACTTCATATTTCGACATTGTCTCTGGTATCATCTTCGACCTCCTTTTTCTCTtggtgcgacgacggtggtgcaatgaagagatctcCATCTCCTCGTCACacggtgcgatgaagagatagagatcttttcgtcgctccacccaaatgacgaaggatgacgcttcaTAACTccaaataattttctattaaataattatattaaattttataattgttacatattgaataaaattattatatcattaattttatcttattaataattaagattgaattaattaaaaattgaactcAATTTCTTAAATAAGTTGAGTTTATATCgattaaaatgaaatatgatattaattcTGAATATGAACTTCATCTATTAATCTCAAACCTATTTagagttaattttttatatttaaattaattttaaattaaacttttttaacgCAAATTAGATAAAATTCCATCATATTAATGgtacaatataattatttctttttaggtatatttttataaaatgattattcTGAACTTTCCTTTTCTATCTAATTCGGTGGTGGGGGGCATTTACTACTGTCCTGTACGTAGGGTTATATTAGTACaagacttttattttatttttttaattttaatttttgagtgGGGGAcctttttaattactttaagcTTTTTTGAAGGGACCCATATTTATTGCCGACTTggcaactaacttttgtttttgtctACGTCTTTAATGTGAGGATAACAATTCAAagtcaattttaattttgattcacttattatgaatatgaatttcattatattcctatatatatattttttaaattttttagaatatggTTTTTGCTTATAGGAATTATTTTCTCCATTTAATACTAAacacatattttcttttttattatgtgTTACCTTTTATTTGGAATGTGAAAGATGTATCTATAATATAGAATATCCAAAGTTTGTTACATTTTCTGATTAATACCTAttaaggggtgtttggttttcagtcaataaaaataacttttttatcatataaatatgtatatatttatatacttaaaataaatacacataattttatttatattatccgtgaaaaatcaattaatatattatttttatggggatatatgaaaataatccccaaaaatttttaaaaaccctgTTTTAACCTTTAGAGTAAGATTGGATGAATTTGTCTcgatatataaaaaagattttgaccAAAATAAACTCATGAGTAAATTGAGAACCTTGTTTAAAGACATAATTTTTGAGCTTCTggtcaatgattttttttttttggaaatggGTGTAAAGATTAATAGAAAGTATCTATCATTCATAAAGTTATACAAGTTCGAATCCcttatgaaaatacaaacaCCTTAATGCTCCagaaaacatgtatatatataatgctAGTTCACCTCATTAAATTTGTTGTGATATGTTTTCATGCATCATACACTATTGCTCGAATGCTTAATAACACCTGagatttgtttatgttttcacATCTTACTTAAGTCATAGATTACACAACATATGACTTACTTATTCATAACTCGAGTCACATATCACATAAAATATGACTCTCAAACTCACATATTATGCCTTCATAACGTCAACAAGCTAAACTGCATTATACTTTAGCATATAAGCTTAATGTTTCATAAAACTCTTGGAATAACGTATTAAAACACTCATACCTAAACTCAGAATACCGTTCATCTTTTCCTTGGTTTAATAACTTGAAGCTTCTTAGAGGGATCcatatttattgattaataaaactatgtgtatttattttgaatacacaattggTAAACACTTGATATGTGTCAtcaaatgattgaatgatttcgaattaaaaataaaataacattcaattacataataatacatcacgTATGTACTCATTTATGTATTCGAAAAAGGATATGCATAACATTGCTATTTATTGGTTGGTTATTGCTTGAgaattaacttatatatttttgtctACATCCTTAATGTGAGCATACCCAATCCCTAGTCAATTTTAATGTTGATTCACTTATGAATATGAATTTCATTCCTATATATAGTTTAAGAATATAGCTTTTCTTGATATA belongs to Mangifera indica cultivar Alphonso chromosome 2, CATAS_Mindica_2.1, whole genome shotgun sequence and includes:
- the LOC123209805 gene encoding transcription factor bHLH122-like, with protein sequence MESDLQQHHHYLHDHQLQHHQRQTNSSLTRYQSAPSTFFSNFLDTEFCEDFLKVSSPETERIFSKYLSGSSEQSPGITRQQYPVTEKMVEPSQSGQSALPPSSNQQRNFPPASQGFYQSQPLQNVQNQNTLSSEMDYRAMSSVGVDRFRPPMKMSGSGNSSNLIRHSSSPAGLFNNISIENGYVVMKGMGDYGGGNNTNREAPFSSGRPPVPMSPIAEMENAGDNESFDQGRFGIDSWDESSMISENLSGVKRLRDEDRTLSGFSEAETENLEAQSRRPPLLAHHLSLPKDLTSIEKLLQLQDSVPCKIRAKRGCATHPRSIAERVRRTKISERMKKLQDLVPNMDKQTNTADMLDLAVDYVKELQSQVKALSEKRARCTCSSKPQQP